TGTCCCAGGCGTTGCCGACCAGCCGCGGCAGGTCGGCGTACTTCGCCAGGTAGGAGGAGCTGATGCAGTCGAAGGGCAGCTGCGAGCGGTAGTCCTCGGCGCGGCCGAGGACCAGCTCGACGTTGCCAACCCCTTGCCGTCGCACCTTCTCCCGCGCGATCGCCAGGTACTCCTCTCGAAGTTCGACACCCACCACTTGGCAATCCGGCAGGTGGCGGGCGATCGCCAGGGTGGAGATACCCGTCCCGCAGGCGAGATCGGCCACCCGGCGCGCTTGCGGCGGAATGAGGCGGCAGATCCGCCGCTTCCACAGGCGGTCGATGCCGAATGTGGCGGCACCGACCATGTGGTCGTAGCTGTGGCCCGTGCCCTGGAAGAAGCGCTCCACCAGCGCCAGCCTGGGATCAACCGGTTCGAACGGCATCGAGGGTCCTGTCGAAGCCTGCTGGAAATCCGTATCGTGGGTCGCTGCAGGGTGTCCGCACAAGCCGGAAGCTGCGGCCCATCGCGAAGATGTGAAATATCGGCGGCGGGTCGGCCCGGCCGGTGCCGGCAGTGAAGCCCCCGACCCCTGTCGCTAGAACGTGACTTTCACCGACGCCGCGCTGCGCTGCGCCTCGCCGTGGTACACGGCCTCGATGTTGTTGCCGTCCGGGTCGAGCACGAAGGCAGCGTAGTAGTCGGGGTGGTAGGGCCGCACGCCGGGCGCGCCGTTGTCCTTGCCGCCGTGGGCCAGGGCAGCCCGGTGGAAGGCGTCCACCATGGCCCGGCTCTGCGCCTGGAACGCCAGGTGCTGGCGGCCGGTGAGCTCACCCTGCGCGGCCGGGCTCTCGCGGGTCGAAACGACCAGCTCGTCCGCCCAGAAGAAACCGTCGCCGCTGCCGCCCAGCGGAATGCCCAGCACGTCGAAGATCGACGCATAGAAGGCCTGCGCGGCAGGAAAGTCGCGCACCACCAGCTGGATGTGGTCGATGAGGCGGCCGCGGTGCAGTTCCTGGATTTCCATAGGTTTGCTCCTTGCCCGGTTGACGCCGACAGGCAGCGATTCTGCGGGACATCCGGCCCCTGCGCACGGCGTTGTTGCAGGTCCGTAACCGGCGGCCCGCCCCGCCCGCTAGATCTGCACGCGCGTGCCGAGCTCGATCACGCAGTTGTTCGGCAGCCGCAGGAAGTCGGCCACGCTGCCAGCGTTGCGCGACATGAAGGCGAACAGCCCCGCGCGCCAGCGCAGCATGCCGGCCGCGCGGACCGGAACGATGGTCTCCCGGCTCAGGAAATAGCTGACCTCGTCCACGTCGATCGGCAGTTCCGCCGTGCGGCACAGGGCAAGTGCCTGCGGAATGTCGGGGATGTCCTTGAAGCCATAGTTCACCTGCACCCGCCAGAAGCCCGGCACCAGCGGCTGCACCGCGACGCGGTCGGCCGGCGCCACCCACGGCACGTCCTGGAACCGCACGACCAGGATCAGGTTGCGTTCGTGCAGGACCTGGTTGTGCTTGAGGTTGTGCAGCAGCGCCTGCGGCACGGTGTCCGGGCTGGCCACCGCATAGACGGCCGTGCGCATCGCGCGCGGCATCTCGTCCAGCGCGAGCGCCTGCAGGAAAGGCAGCAGCTCGGGGTCGCCCTGGCTGATGCTGCCCATCAGCAGTTCGCGGCCGCGGCGCCAGCTCGCCATGACCGTGAACAGCGCGAGCCCGAGCGCCAGCGGGAACCAGCCGCCCTGGGCGAACTTCAGCGAGCACGCGGCCACCAGGACGGCATCGACCCCGAGGAACAGGGCCGTCGCGCCCACCGTGACCGGCAGCGGGTAGCGCCACGCATGGCGCACCACGAAGAACGTCAG
The sequence above is a segment of the Ramlibacter tataouinensis genome. Coding sequences within it:
- a CDS encoding class I SAM-dependent methyltransferase, which translates into the protein MPFEPVDPRLALVERFFQGTGHSYDHMVGAATFGIDRLWKRRICRLIPPQARRVADLACGTGISTLAIARHLPDCQVVGVELREEYLAIAREKVRRQGVGNVELVLGRAEDYRSQLPFDCISSSYLAKYADLPRLVGNAWDMLEPGGLLLMHDFTYPPRPLLVALWRLYFKALQRLGTPLFPAWREIFHGLPQLIEQTRWPQELQAALQQRGFVEIRRLDLTLHGSAIVTARRPP
- a CDS encoding VOC family protein; its protein translation is MEIQELHRGRLIDHIQLVVRDFPAAQAFYASIFDVLGIPLGGSGDGFFWADELVVSTRESPAAQGELTGRQHLAFQAQSRAMVDAFHRAALAHGGKDNGAPGVRPYHPDYYAAFVLDPDGNNIEAVYHGEAQRSAASVKVTF